The DNA sequence TAAGATATTATACCTGAATGTCCAGCATGCTCTTTATAAATGGTGGATAATCAGTTAGTAAAAGGCAGTTTTCATATCCCTTTTCTCATATAAGAAGATCACTTACAGATATTCCTGTACAATTCCGAGTCTCAGTTCATTGTTCCCTAACAATATATGTTTGATTAGTGTCTATACTTTAACAAGCAGCTTCTGTGAGGAGAATCTTTTTGATAGCTCTCTGTCATCATGAAAATCCATAGTGGAACAAAGGTTTGTTATATTTGCCATTTGCATGGTTCTTATCCTTTCAAagatccattttttaaaaacatacctCTCAAGAGAAAGCAAACATTTCCTGAAATTGAAACATCATTAAATCTTTAGCACAgtggcttttatatttatatttgccATGGATTTATTTCAATAGTTAAATTTAATGACATTTTGGTAGCACATAGTAGGATAAGTTGGCATTAGGCATAAGACAGCATGCTggaaataattttgttttaaaaaaccCAACCAGTTATTTCAATCCAATCCtttagttttatataccgattcgTCCCTCGtagagggctcgactcggtttacaagtattaaaaatcaaaacaaaagaagatcatGGTTGACAGAGAGAAGATCATTAATTAGATACAGGTGAATTTTTTTGAAACTTCTGAAACAAGTAAGTTTTTAACTTTTTCTGAAAAATTGATAATTGAGAAAGGATTCCAATCTCTGATAGAAACTCATTCCAAATCTTTGCAAATAAAAAGGTAAATGAACGACAGAAATTAGCTGTAATTTTGATACTCTTTAAGGTaggaaaactatgggctccttttactaaggtgcattagtgtttttagcatatgcacaagattagtgcacgctagctgaaaaattactgcctgcttaaaaggaggcagtagtggctagcatgcgtggcattttTATGCGCACTAAgcacacactaaaaccactagcgcgcctttgtaaaaggagccctaagtatatttGTGGGCACTTCTAGAATTAAATGCAAAAATTTAGAATTACACTAAcacatttaaaatgtattctcCAATAAACTGGCCTTTAACAGAGGAGTAACATATACGTTTACCAAAGATCAATTttgcagctgtattttgaataagttgcaaCCTTTTCAGGTTGCATTTACTCAAACATATATAAAGTGAATTAGCATAATCTAATTGGGATAGAATAACTGCTTGAACCAGAACACCAAAGTGTTGTTGAAAAAATAAATGACGGACCCGTCTAAGTATCcggagactaaaaaaacatttttttgccaCATTATTAAtttgagaagaaaaagaaaatgtagAGTCCAAAATAAGGCCCAAAACTATGGAAGTGAACTTAATCTCCAATAAATCTGAAACCAGTTGTACAGAAGGAGGTAATAATTCTATCTTAGGCCCAAACCACAATGGTTTTGTCTTTGTAGTATTTAATTTCATATGAACCGAAGAAGCCCAAACCTGGATTCTTGAAATACACGAATTAATGTTAGCTGTTAAATTATTTAGAGGGTTGACTTGAAGCAGGATAAAGATGTCATCCACATAGGTGTATATTGATTCAGTTGGAAATAGTTTCAAATATTGTAATATTgtcatataaatattaaacaagatTGGGGACAAAagtgaaccctgcggcactccacaaaCTGGGGACCAGAATGAGGAAAGTTTACCTTCATTATGTACTTGATATGATCTTAATGTtaaaaatcctttaaaccagtcTAGAATTTGCTCATCAATGCCGGTTTGCCAATAGACGGATCAAAATATTATGATTCACAACATCAAAAGCAGCtgataaatcaaattttaataaaaataacataGTGACCTCATAATTACCTCATAATTACTTcataatttgtaccactgtggtCTTCTTGCTCTTGGAACACCAGCATGACTCAGAGAGATGATCTCTGATATTTCTATAGCCAAAGATTATAATATAGGAGCTCACTGAATAGTAGATTGAAGAAAATATGCCGTAGATATCATTAAACGGTTTGCTCTCACGCTCATTGTGTATGAATCCTCCTACAATGGCGACCCATACTACGTCACTGGAAATCCAGCAAACTACATAAAGAGAAAGCAGTGAAAGCAAAATTTTAGTTGCCTGGAGTGTGTGTTTGTTGTGGCCATTGAGAGTTGTTAGCATACCTCTGATTTGTCTCCGGTGCTTGCAGATAAGGTCAattataaagacatttaaaatgaTCACTATGATGATTACTATTAAATCCAGACTGACTGATGCATATGTTGTAAACATGATGTAGAAATTCTTTGATGTGGTTAGGCAGTTGGTACTTATAAAATAAGTTATGGTCTTGTTGTGGTCATTCAGCATACTGTCACAGAGGAGATAAGGAATATGAAAAATGATGCTAAAGATCCAACAGCCAGCAGTAGTCCAGTTGGTATATTGTCCCTGATGGCTATGAATGTACTGCAACCACTGGCAGCTAGGTCGCCTAATTTTGATCAAATGGATGAAGCTTAAGTTCTCAACCGAACAAATGCTGACCAGCCTTAGAGTATGGTAAGTGTAGAGCAGGATCCTGCAACCTGCCGTTCCGTAAACTCTTGTTTGGAAAACAAGGAGCAACCCAGAAATCTCCTTGAAACAGCATAGCAGAAGGTTCACCAGAGCCATGTTGACTATAATTCTGTCCAGGGGCTGTAGTATTTTGTATCTGATTGCATTACTGATGAAGGCAAAGAGAATAATAAGGTTACCTATAGTGCCGAACAGAGCTGAGAAATAAATGATGATAGAAGCAACATCTGGACTGTTAAATATCATGTTGAACTGtgcttttcttttatcttttcagcTTGTCTCGACCTTTGAACTtctgtcttcttctcttcctTAATGCCCTCTTTGTTTTGCCTTAATGACCTTAACATctcagtaattttttaaaatcctgtATCCCAGCATTTAAGCTTGTGCCCATGAAGAAGTAATGATGCCGTTTTTCTGGCTTGGATTTTTTGCATTTTCCTTTGTATTTTGTTTTAACATGATGGGCATCTCTTTTATAGTCTCCTGTGGAGATCACTGATAGGTGCAGTTCCTTTATTTGCATAACCATGGTTACCTTATTACAGCCAGAAAGGTTAGTCATGTAGAATGCAGGCTAGATGGTGACTCAGAAAATATGCAATGATGGTAAAATACTGTACATTTAGCTGCAGAGGAAGAAAGTCAAGGTGAAAACAGCTTCTGGTTTTCTGGTAATTCAGTGGAAATATTAGTATTGTGTAATAATTCTCCATTGGCTTAGTTTATGACCCAATACTAGTTTTGATATGTTAAATGAATGCATCTTAGATATATTGATATTT is a window from the Geotrypetes seraphini chromosome 1, aGeoSer1.1, whole genome shotgun sequence genome containing:
- the LOC117367302 gene encoding vomeronasal type-1 receptor 1-like, which gives rise to MIFNSPDVASIIIYFSALFGTIGNLIILFAFISNAIRYKILQPLDRIIVNMALVNLLLCCFKEISGLLLVFQTRVYGTAGCRILLYTYHTLRLVSICSVENLSFIHLIKIRRPSCQWLQYIHSHQGQYTNWTTAGCWIFSIIFHIPYLLCDSMLNDHNKTITYFISTNCLTTSKNFYIMFTTYASVSLDLIVIIIVIILNVFIIDLICKHRRQIRGMLTTLNGHNKHTLQATKILLSLLSLYVVCWISSDVVWVAIVGGFIHNERESKPFNDIYGIFSSIYYSVSSYIIIFGYRNIRDHLSESCWCSKSKKTTVVQIMK